TTCGGTTGGATAGCGGAACTGTTTTTCTACCGCAGCGTTGTGACTCGAGGCGCCAGTTAATACATACTGGGCTCCTTCATTATTAATAATAAAACCGGCAAGGGCTAATCCTTCCATCGAAGTAGAACAGGCACCGAATATACCGAAATAAGGAATTTGCTCAGTTCTCGCTGCAAAAGTCGTTGGGGTCATTTGATTGATTAAATCCCCTGCAATCATAAATTGAATTTGGTCAGGAGTAAGCGAAAGCTTTCCTAAAGCACTATCGACAGCCTCTTCCAACAGGACACGATGTGCTTTTTCGTATGAATCCTGTTCCATCCACAAGTCTGTATGTAAAACATCGAATTCATCCCTTAAAGGTCCATTGGCTTCAAAAGGTCCGCCTATAACGCCTGTAGCGGCAATAGCTGGACGATTTTGAAAGATCCATGAGTTTTTCCCTTTTAGCATTAGATGACCCCCCAGTTCATTAGGAGCGTCTTAATCAATACAACAATGAACGCACTAAAGACGCCGAATAAAACAACTGATCCAGCTAATTTAAACATATTGCCGCCAACACCCAGCACATAACCTTCTGTTCTGTGTTCAATACATGCGGAAATCACAGCGTTACCGAATCCTGTTACCGGCACGGCACTTCCTGCACCTGCAAATTGTCCGATTCGGTCGTAAACACCAAACCCTGTAAGTAACATAGAAAGGAAAACCATGGTTGCAACCGTTGGATTTCCCGATGTTTGTTCAGTAAATGGGAAAAAATAAATATAGAAGTAGCTGATTGCTTGTCCAATTATACAAATGAACCCTCCTACCAAAAAAGCTTTAATACAATTTTTTAGGACAGGTCGTTTTGTTTCATGTTTTTGTTCTAATTGTTTATATTGTTGCTGTTCTGGAGATATTTTGTCATTAGGACCATTCACGTCTCAAAGCATCCCTTTCTACGTTTTTTCCTTTTGTAAGGTTAAAAGCTCTTGAAATTTCTTTTCTGCCTGGTCTTCTGTGAAGGACGGATCCTTCATTTTATTTTTCAGCTTAACCGCTTCTAAAAAAATCTTATAATCGCTTGATAGAGAAAAGTTTTCGTCTGGATATCGCTCCTCAAGCATTTTCTCCAGATCTTTTTCAATTTTTTTCATATGGAATCTTTCCAAATGCTTAACCTTATAAACAACTAAGGTTTCATCTTTCCCTTTGATTACCATGACATCATAGATATCTTCCAATTTTTCAATATCATGCTCGATTTTTTCAGCCATCGATCGCGAATGATAATCAATACTTTGCGGAGGTGGATCTATAACCTTGACTAAAGACCATTGTTCGTCCGGTTCCTTTGGTGCTTCAAACGTACATCCCAATAATGTGACAATAATGAAACTAAGCATTCCAAATAATAAAGTCCTTTGCATGTCTGTCATCCCTTTTTAGACGTATTTCTAGTTTTTATTTTCTGCTCTAGCCGCCGAAAATATTACCATCTTACTCTGACATCATTTACCATTGGAGCCGTCTCTGCGCACTTACCTGGAACAGAGATTACTTGTATTAACATTTAAATAAAAAAATAGCTACCAGTTAAACTGATAGCTACCATTTTTTTAATGGCGGTCTTTGCCTCATTAATTTCTTTTTGCTGCACCCGCAATCTTTTTTGATGGTTTGAGGGATGGGGATCATTTTCGGCTGTAGTGAAAATTGGATTTTTTTAAACATATTCCGACCTCCTTTACCGCTCTTGTTATATACTATGTGTTACTAAAAAAACATGTCTCCATATAAGCCTATATCACCTTTGAACAAAATGAACGATTGTCTCTATTAATGCGGCTAATCCAGCAATGGCCAGCACGACAATGATGGGCTGAAATAAAGAGGGATAAGCTAAATAACCTCCATAAAGTCCGAGTGCGGACCAAACTCCGGTACACCAATAACAGCTGATCAGCTCCCCAACCCAGCTTTGAAAGCCTTTTTCTTTGGGTTTAATATAAGTTTCTACTTCACCATTTTCATTGACTTCTGTCCACTCTACAAAAAAAGGACGTCTGATAAATTCTGTAATTTTGTCAAATACCACTAATCTGGTTAAGCGAAAACTGGCTAACGATAAAAGAAAAAAGTCAAATACGGATGGAACGTCCATTTCTCTCCTCCTATCTCCCTTTTATGTATATGCTCCTGACTTTGGATGGACGTTCATTTTTTGCAAAAAAAATACACTCTAACCCTCGAAAGGCAGAGTGTAAAAGTGTTTATAAAATATGGAACCCGCTGTCAACGTGAATCGTTTCTCCTGTAATTCCGCGTGAAAGATCACTAAATAGGAAGGCAGCGGTATCTCCCACTTCCTCAGGTGTTGTTGTTCTGCGAAGTGGAGCGGTTTCTTCTATGACTTTGAGAATGGAATTAAAGTCTCCGATTCCTTTTGCAGAAAGTGTACGGATTGGTCCTGCAGAAATAGCATTAACACGGATTCCTTCTTTTCCAAGGTCATTAGCCAGATATTTAACACTGGCGTCAAGTGAAGCCTTGGCAACACCCATTACATTGTAGTTTTGAACGACTCTTTCCCCGCCAAGATACGTTAAGGTAAGAATGCTTCCGCCCTCTCTCATCATTGGCCGTGCTTCTTTAGCTATAGCTGTTAAAGAATACGCACTTATATTTTGTGCAAGTAAAAACCCATCACGATTCGTATTTAAATATTCACCTACTAGTTCTTCTTTATTGGCAAATGCAATACAGTGTGCAATTCCGTGAATCGTCCCTACTTTTTCCCCAATCATTGCAAAAGCAGTCTTAATCTCTTCATCAACCGTGACATCACACGAAACTAAAAATGGCTCTTGTCCTTCCAGTGTTTCCGCCAATTCGCGCAGTCCTTTTTCAAAACGTTCACCCGCATATGTAAAAATTAAATTAGCACCAGCTTCATGAAGAGAACGGGCAATTCCCCAAGCAATGCTTCGTTTATTAGCTACTCCCATTACGACAATATTTTTTCCTTTTAAAGAAAGCATTTGTCGGCCTCCTATTATTACATGTTATTAGTACCTAGTACTAATTTTACTATAAATTTTTCATTTTGCAAAGTCAGGAAACCGAACTTGTTGTTGAAATTATAATACACATGGGTTGTATTGGACTTTTGGTGCGTTAGAAAATGAAATAAGGAGGGGCCTTGTTGCTCCTCCTTATTTATCTTGTTTCAACGGATCGGGACTTAAAGTCTGTGTTAAAGCTTCTAAGCAGCTGCAAATTTGGCAGTTCAAGCATTTCGATTCTTTATTATCTTGTTCGTTCTTTTCTGCTGTCGGAATCGCTATAACCATGTAAGTTCCTCCTTTCTAGTTTGGAGCGGCTGCTGTTGCTTCTGAAGAAGTTCTATTACGAAAAACCCATTTACTCAAAGAAATACTTAATTCATATAAAAGTAACAATGGTACTATCACCAGGATGTCAGAAATTAAATCTGGCGGAGTAATTAAAATCGAGACAACAATCATAAAAAAATAAGCGATTTTTCTTGCTTTTATTAGCTTGTGGGGATTAATAATCCCTAGTCTAGTCAAGAACATGAACACAGCTGGCATTTCAAATATAAACCCAAGAGGCATTGTGAGGTTTAGCATAAATGTAAAGTATTTTTCCCCCGTAAAAAAAGTTTGAAACTGATCAGCCCCAAGGTTAATCAAGAAGGTAAGAACCATTGGGAACAAAATAAAATACCCAAATGCAATCCCAGCCAGAAACAAGAAAAATAAACCAGGAATAAACAATAAGGTGATTTTTTGCTCCTCTTCAGTGAGCCCTGGTTTTACAAACTTCCAAACTTGGAAGGCGGCAACCGGAATGGTGAAAGCAATCGCACAAACGCCAGAGATCGTCATGTAAATCCAAAGAATATCTCCGGGTCCTAATACGGCTAATTTGCCATCCAGGTCTTTTACTAAAAATTGATAAATTTCCTTCACATAGATAAACGCCATTATAAATGAGATAGCGAAAGCAACTAACGTGACAATAATTCTATTACGCAATTCGTTTAAATGGTCAATAAAATTCATTTGAGTCTGATCCATATTTGACTCCTTTTAGAAACCTTGTTAGAACTCACCTAATTTATTCTTCTTGTCCTTTTAAAAAGGAAAGATGTAAGCTGTTTTATGGGCTTACATCTTTCAGTTGGTTAGCTCCCCGTCTTACTTTGTGAATTTTCAATGGCTTGTAATTTCTTTTTCCCTTCAGCCTTGTCAGTTTCGTCGCCACCGTTAACAAGATCGTGGGTTGCTTTTTTAAATTCCTTTAAAGTATTTCCAAAGGCACGTCCGATTTCAGGCAGCTTTGAAGGTCCAAAAATAATTAAAGCAATGACCAGAATCAATATTAGCCCAGGGATTCCAATATTTTGCAGCACAAATATTCACCTCACAAAGAAGGGACGTTTTCATAAAGGTACGACCCGAATTTATTAAATTTTATTTTACAGAATAGGCATTCCATGCCGCTCTAATGCAGCTGCTTCTAAAATCGACATACCTTGTTCTGCCGCAAAGGCTGCAAGCTTGTCCGACACAACCGGTCCAAGATTTACTGGCGGTGCTGCAAAACCCATCGCCCGCTGCCGTACCGCATTTCTGCGGGCAAAAGGTCCCCAAATAGCAAAAGTAATTCCCGGAGACTGGATATTTACAAAGAATGTATTTCCATCAGGAGAGAACGTCGGACCTGCAAACTCAGAACCGTTCAGACGATTTTCCGCAAAAGGGTAAACATTTCCATCAGGAGTCATGCCAATGATTTTGTCGTTTCCATCGCCATCCTCAGCAATCCACAGGTCACCCCAAGGAGCCATCGCAATATTATCAGGCATTTCTAATTCATTTTGATCCGTAGATTCATAGAAAAGCTCTAAGGTGTTAGTGGAAGGAAAGTAACGATAAACACGGCCTAGATTTCCGCTTCCTGCACTTGTATCGTCAAACCAAAAAACACCTGCTGAAAAAAACGCTCCTTCTAGGCGGCTAAACTGAATGCAGCCAAGATCCTTGGCATCTTTTTGTGCCCTTTCTGGATTTAGTTTTTTCCATACGATTCCAAACTTTTGTCCTGTGTTAAAAGTACTTGCGGATGTAGCTGGCAGTTCATCAAGTGCAGCTGCTTCCAGAATTCCGCCTTTTTGCAGAGAACCTAGAGTTTGGCTGCGGTCGTTTGGGGTAAAGCGATAGAGAAAGCTTGGATCAGAATCCTCTGTTAAATACCAAATACCTGTTGCTGGGTCAACAGCACATGCTTCGTGAGAGAAATACCCCATGTCACGAATCGGTGTTTTTGACATATCATTCTCCGGATCAAGCGGATTTACTTCAAAAACAAATCCGTGTCCCATATTTCGTGTTTCTTCACAAGTCAGCCAAGTACCCCATGTGGTGGCACCACCGGCACAGTTGCGAATCGTCCCTGAGCTAGATACATACTCTTTGATCACTTTTCGATCTTCTCCGACAATAAGAGTCGTGGTTCCGCCAGCTGCACCTTTACTCCAAGGATTTTTTCCGTTTACAGGATAATCTGAATTTGTTCCGTTCTCATGATTCCGCACTAAGATTGTTGTATTTTTTTCTCCTTTATAAGCTGCCATTCCATCCAGCATTGCAGGGACTAAGTCTCCGTTTGACATTTTGTCTCCAGTTCTTGAAATGATACGGTAGTGAAATCCCTGCGGAAGATCAAGAATGCCATTTGGATCTTTTACCAAAGGACCGTATCCGCCAAATCCACTTGTTGGATTCGGTTCCGCTGCGAATCCTTTCGCAGCTCCGCTAATGGAATATACTCCTGTTGCTCCCAATGCCAATGCTACTGTACTCATCCCGCCAACCTTTAAAAAGTCACGTCTGTTCAGTCCAGAATTAGAAGATTTCATTGATCCTACCTCCACTTAATTTTTATTAGAGGACAAATAACTAATTAAGCAATCTCTAACAATAAAATTAACAGACTATTCTTAATTATTTATTACAGCAATGTAATTGTTTATGTATAGCAAAAAAATAAACCGAAAGTCATGTATTAATAGTGAAAATAGGGAAGTTATTTGTCGTTTTTTTAAATCGAAAGTAATAAATAAACCGAGAGGAAAAGATAGGAAGGATGAAATTCGGGTACAAAGACCGGTAAATTAGACGGCACATTTTTAATTTTTTGTAAACAGAAATAAAGCTATTTCTAAATAAAAATAAGAGCTGAAATCCTAAAATTCCAGCTCTTGTTTTAATTGATCGACATACTCTTTTGATCCAGTCACGATAAGCCGGTCTCCAAACTGGAGCTCGGTATCTCCATGGGGCACAATCGATTCATTCCCTCTAAATATTCTGACGAAAATGACATCTCCCGTAAACGGGAATCGGCGAATGGACATCCCATCAAACTGTTCATTTTGCATTTTGATTTCATAGAGTGCTGTTTCAACATTGGTTAAAATACTGAGAACACTCGGTGATTCAATTAAAGCCCTAAGCAGAACTTTTTGTGAATTGATCGCTGAGAAGACCTCAACCCCTTGCTCCCTTAATTTTTCACCATTCTCCTGAGATTCGATTCTGGCAATGACTCGCTGTACTCCATTTTCTTTAGCAGCCTTTGATAATTCTTGATTAATTTCTTCTTCACCTGTGCTAAATACAACAATATCATGCTGAAAAATACCTTCGTCTTTAATCGTCTCAACCCGATAATCCTGGATTTCTGTTATATCAAATAAGGATTCTGTGATTTGTTTTTCAGATTTATCTTGTCTCGTATGATAGAGAGTCGGCTCATAAAGCGATGATTTCAGTTCTCTTGATACCGGCATAGTCAATTGATTTGCTCCAACAATCGCTACTCTCAGCTTTTTAGGTGCCGCGACATGCTTCGGAAATAGCTTTTTAAAGGCTATTGGTGTTATGACAGAACTAATAACAGCAACTAAAATCAGAGTTCCGCTCATCTCATGAGAGATTACATTGATTCTTTCACCAATGGTTGCTCCTGCGATAACCAACGATAATGTCGACGTTAGCAAGAAGCCGGAAGCAATAACGGTTTTATGATCCCACCAATTTTTAAGCAAATAGACTGGAATAATCTTTGAGATGAATAGAGCAATCAAAAGTAACGGGATCAAAGCTAATAGCTTCGGATCGCTTAATAAAGCCCAAATATCTAACTCTACTCCAATCATCACAAAGAAAATCGGAATCAAAAAACCATATCCAAAGGAGTCGAGCTTGTGAATTAAATCCTGATCAGGCGATAATAGAGAAACTAATGTCCCTGCCAAAAAAGCACCGAGAATATTTTCTGCGCCGACAGATTCAGAAATCGCAACCAAGGCAATGATTAATGCAAAAACAGCCCGGGTTCCTATTTGAGTAGTTCCTTTTGACAAAGCTTCCATGATCTTGCTCTTTCTGTATATTCGGCCAAGGAAATAGAGCCCTATGCCTGCTCCAAACAAAATAAGGAGGAGCCACATATTCCCCGCGCCATTGGGATCATAGATAGAAACAAAAACAGCCAGTAAAATCATAGTAGCCAAGTCCGCAATTACCGCAACTAGCAGAATAATTTGCCCGATTCTGGTTTTTGTCATATTGGCTTCTTTTAATGTCGGTAACACAACTCCCAAACTAATCGTTGAAATAATGAGGGTCATCAGAAATACGTTTTCTATAAATCCGAAAAGAACAAATAAATAAGACAGACCTAGAGACAACAAAAATATCCCAGTAAAGATAATAGCAGCTACGGCAAACCCATTTGGTTCCAATTTTCCGGAAGGGAGTGTTTCCTTTTTCCCTTTTTGCTTAAATGCCGTAAAATCAATTTCTAATCCACTTAAAAACATTAAGAATATAAAACCAAGCGTTGACAATGTTTCTAGCCAAGCATCTGGTTTAACAATATTAAAGCCGCTTTCTCCAATAATGAGTCCGACGATAATCTCCGCCACAACAACAGGGATGACAGATAATTTAAATCGATGTAATAAAATCGGTGTTAAAAATGCGGCTACCATTACAATGACAAGAGATGTAACGGATGCACCATGTTCCATATCTTTACCTCCTTACATCAATCACAGTTTAAAAAGAAAACTTGACCCGGGAGCCAAGGTGTCTCCATATTTTCTTATTCTGATTTACCGAAGTTTCCTAAAGAATCAATATACTTGCAAGGCCAAAATAAATAAGAATACTGATCAGGTCATTAATAGTCGTGATAAAAGGACCGGACGCAACAGCAGGGTCTATTTTAAATTTGTGCATGATCAGCGGAACTAATGTGCCTGCTAAAGTAGCAACAAATAGAGATCCAGCAATCGATATTCCCACTAGTATACCTAGACCGACATTATTTTGCCAGATTGATACCAGAATCATAACAATCAAACCACAAGTAAGACCGGTTATGAAACCTGTACCTGCTTCCCTTGCGACCAGCTTTTGTACAGTTTCTTTCTGAATTTCACCTGTTGAAATTCCTCTGACCGCAACAGCTAAGGCTTGCGTTCCAGAGTTTCCAGCCATTCCCGCAATTAGAGGAATAAAAATAGCTAATACCGCGACTTTTTCTAATGTGGCCTCAAAAATTCCAATAAGGCTGGCAGTCATCATCCCTAAAAACAGCAAGATAATCAACCAAGGCAGTCTTTTTTTCGCTGCTGCCAATGGGCTTCTGTCTAAGATGTCTACATCGGAAATCGCAGCAAACTTTGAATAATCCTCAGATGCTTCTTCTTCTAAAACGTCGATAATATCGTCAACTGTTATAATACCCACTAATCTTTCGGTATCATCAACAACAGGCAAGGCAAGAAAATCATAGTCCTTCATCATTCGGGCTGCTTCTTCTTGGTCAGTCGAAACACTTACTGAGACAACCCGCTCATACATAATTTCTGATATCATCGTATCATCATCACTAATGATTAAATCGCGCAGTGACAAAACTCCTACTAACTTCTCATCTTGATCCACTACATAGACGTAATAAATCGTTTCTGCAGTAGGTGCTTCCTTTTTTAAAATATACATGGCCGAACGAACAGTCTGGTTTGCTTCGATTTTAATATACTCGGTCGTCATAATACTTCCGGCTGTATATTCTTCATAATGCAGCAAATCTTTAATTTCATTTGCTGCATCTTTATCCATTATTTTCAAGAAACGTGCCACTTGATCCTTATCTAGCTCATTTAACACGTCAACTGCATCGTCGGCATACATATTTGAAAACATATCTGCAGCATAATTCGGATCCATTTCGGAAAGGTAAACCTGAATCTGCTCTTTCTCAAGACCTACATTTTCAAAAAGCTCTGCCATTTCTTTAGGAGATAAATAATGATACAACAGGTGTCTATCTTGTTCATCGATTTCACTGAAAAAACTAGCCTGATCATAGGGATGGAGTTCAAGAAATTCTTCTCTAAATTGTTTGACCTGATTCTCTCGAAGATACTTAATCAGACTCCGCTCGATTATTTGATTTTCTTTTTCATTCGTAAGTCCTGTCATACCTCTCCCCCTCCCTTAGTCTAAAATCCAAATTGCTGCATCGGAATCAATTTTTTATTGTAACAAATGTATGTTTACCTTAATAGGATTTCATTTTAAAATCACATTACAAAAGATTCCTTTGAAATTAAATAGGGAATGATATACCTATTGTTTGTAAGGTTACTGTTTTTCATTATCATGAGCTTCGGCAAATTCCATAGTGCAATTCCCTGTATTCATAAATACTAAACACCTACCAAATGATACATAAAAATTGGATATACGTAAAATATTTATGGGAGGGTTCGTTTTGAACATAGATATAATCGGTGATATTCACGGTTGTTTCGATGAATTCGTCAGGCTTACTAAGAAGCTGGACTATAGCTGGGAAACAGGATTTCCTATCCATCCAAAGGGGAGAAAATTGGCATTTATTGGAGACTTAACGGATCGGGGCCCTAACTCGCTGCAGGTTATAGAAATTGTCTATACTCTTGTTTGTGAAAAGAAAGATGCCTTTTATGTGCCAGGAAACCATTGTAACAAGCTCTATCGCTTCTTTTTAGGCAACAAAGTTCAAATAACACATGGATTAGAAACGACAGTTGCAGAATGGCAAGCTTTAGATCCAAGTAAACAAACACAAATTAAACAGAAATTTATAAAACTTTATGAGGATGCTCCTCTTTATCAAATATTAGATAACGGGAAACTCATTTTAGCTCACGCTGGTATTAAAGAGTCATTAATTGGAAAAAACAGTGCCAAGGTAAAAACATTTGTATTATATGGAGACATTACTGGAGAAACACACGAAAACGGCAGACCGGTTCGAAAAGATTGGGCTGTCCATTATAAAGGGGAGGCTTGGATTGTTTACGGGCATACGCCTGTTAAAGAAGTGAGAAAAGTAGGTCGAACCTACAATATTGATACGGGCGCTGTCTTTGGAAATAAATTAAGCAGTCTTCGCTATCCGGATATGGAAATTGTCGATGTTGAATCCAGTATGCCCTATATAGAAGATCGGTTCCGGGCACTTGAATAAAACATCTGTTAGAGAAACTCATAAATTGGGGCTGTCCAGAAAGGTCTAGTAACTGACTTTTTAGTAGCCCATTTAATTTTGTTTTTTTTTAAAGTTGTGTTGAACTTGCCTGTTGATTTGCGCTTCAGGCGATCCGCCTTCCGCTCCAATCAACATAGTTACAACATTAGCAATAGGTAAAATATTTAAGCAGGTAGAGAAAAACAACTCATTTTTCTCCACCTGCTTTATTTTAGAGACGTATCGGACAGTCTCATCGTTTGTTCTGATTAAGTAATGTTTTGATATCCGCTGGCAGCTCTGAGTGAAATGTTTTCACTTCTCCAGTTACTGGATGTATAAATGAAAGTTCTACACAGTGAAGGGCCTGTCTTTTCATCCATTTTAAACTTCCGCCATAAAGGTCATCACCGACAAGCGGATGACCGATATACGACAAATGCACCCGAATTTGGTGGGTTCTGCCCGTTCTCAGCTTAACTGCAGTATGCGCAAAATCCTGATATTGCCTGATTAATGAAATTTCAGTTTCTGCATATTGTCCATCTTCAGTTACTTTCCGTTCAATAATACTATCTTCTTTGCGGCCAATCGGAGCAATAATGGTTTGATTGGCTTGCTTTAGTACTCCTTCTGCCAGTGCCTCGTATTTGCGTTTTAATGTCTTTACTTTTTGTTGTAAAGTAAGCAAATAATGAATATAGCGATGCTTAGCAACAAGAAGCAGACCTGATGTGTCACGGTCTAACCTTGTAACAATATGAACAGCCGATTCGATTTGCTTTTCTTGATAGTAATTGAGCAGTCCGTTTGCAATTGCGTGAGTTGGCTGCTCACGGGAAGGGATTGTTAAAATCCCGGGAGGTTTATTTACTACTAATACACTTTCATCTTCATAGACAATGTCTAGCGGAACTGGATCTTTCGTCAGAGATTCACTTGGCACCTCTGCTGGAAACTGAATGGAAACAAGATCATTTTCCTTTAAGATATATCTGACATTCACTTCTTTGCGATTGACCTCGATTTTACCACCCTCGAACTTTATGGCAGTCAATGTTCTCCGGGAAATTTCTTTTGCATATAGAAACTCCCGTAACACTTGACCTTCCTCATTTTTTTGAACGATCCATCTAAGCTGAAATGGTGCCATAACTTATTGCTCCCTTACTATCATGTCAAAAATAGAGTTTTAAAAGCGACCTGCGCGGGTGCAGTATAAATTACTCTTCCCCGATAAAGGAATCATGGACCCGCTTCCAGAAAGGAAAAGGCCGGAATCTGGCAAACCGTACTTTTTGATCAGCTACCCTAAATTGAATCGATTTAACGTCCTTATGCAATAAAGTTAAATGATCAACCGTTATATGAAAGTCAGGAGAATTCACGGGCTTAAGCACGCAAGTATGATGAGAAGGCAAAATTAATGGCGATCCGATCGTCCGGAATACCCTATTATTAATCGATGCCATCTCTGCAATTTGTATTGCAGGCAAGGACGGATGGATAATAGCTCCACCAAGCGCTTTATTATAAGCTGTACTTCCAGATGGGGTCGAGACGCATAAACCGTCCCCTCTAAAGCGTTCAAAATGCTGCCCTCTAATTTCAACATCGATTACAAAGGTTGCATCTACACTTTTAACGGTCGATTCATTTAGCGCTAAATAAGTAGTTTCCTTGCCGCCATGCTGATAGCGGATTAAGACCTCCAGCAATGGATATTCGATTGTTTGGTATGGCGTTTTCGCAATCGCAATCACAAGCTTTTCTAATTCATCTGGTGTCCAGTCCGCATAAAACCCTAAATGTCCCGTATGTACTCCAACAAAGGCTGTTTTATCCAGGCGCCGGCTGTATCTGTGAAAG
This window of the Bacillus oleivorans genome carries:
- a CDS encoding RluA family pseudouridine synthase, giving the protein MAPFQLRWIVQKNEEGQVLREFLYAKEISRRTLTAIKFEGGKIEVNRKEVNVRYILKENDLVSIQFPAEVPSESLTKDPVPLDIVYEDESVLVVNKPPGILTIPSREQPTHAIANGLLNYYQEKQIESAVHIVTRLDRDTSGLLLVAKHRYIHYLLTLQQKVKTLKRKYEALAEGVLKQANQTIIAPIGRKEDSIIERKVTEDGQYAETEISLIRQYQDFAHTAVKLRTGRTHQIRVHLSYIGHPLVGDDLYGGSLKWMKRQALHCVELSFIHPVTGEVKTFHSELPADIKTLLNQNKR
- a CDS encoding NAD kinase, coding for MKKFAITSKGDSKSNVLTHKIRTYLSDFDLIYDEDQPDIVISVGGDGTLLYAFHRYSRRLDKTAFVGVHTGHLGFYADWTPDELEKLVIAIAKTPYQTIEYPLLEVLIRYQHGGKETTYLALNESTVKSVDATFVIDVEIRGQHFERFRGDGLCVSTPSGSTAYNKALGGAIIHPSLPAIQIAEMASINNRVFRTIGSPLILPSHHTCVLKPVNSPDFHITVDHLTLLHKDVKSIQFRVADQKVRFARFRPFPFWKRVHDSFIGEE